GCACCTCATTCGTACTACTTTGTTCTACGGTGTTTCTTTTATTCTCAATTATAATGTTGATATTATTTATCAGTAATAAATTACTATACTACAATTTGCAACTGCTTTATATTACAATTTGCAACTGCTTGATTTGTATTTAtaatgttaaaaatatttatttgtgtCACTTTATAGGACATGTGCTTTATAAAATATACTCTCTCCTTTCCGGAAATGCTTTATTTCAGATGTCCGACCCGGAAGAATATATCGGACGGGATCCTCACATTTAACTAAGTAGAAATGGAGTAGTACTCAATAGAAGCATACATcagcaaactttttttttgttacgtaTGTGTAAAGGACTCACACAATAGAATAGTTATTTTTTCATCCAAAGCCAACAACCAATAACCATTTGAAAcattaaaatttccttttctcttaaactatttaTCCGGTCCGTAATCTGATTATACCATTGTAttcataacaattaaatcttcttAACAAGACCATATGACTATATTtcgataaaaaaatacaaatgttTCAACCGTTAAAATCGAATGTTTCACGCGTGAGAAACAAATGTCTCAATTTTTAATTCGACTTTGTTGCACATTTAAAGTTTTATGTTGAAATGGATTATTAAATGCTGCACATCCTATTATCTAGGTGCTTCAATAAGTTTTTTCAAATGTTTCACTAGTTTATTTGCAAATGTTGCAATAGTGTTCTTTTGATGTTTCAGTAAATAGGTATGTTGTTTCAGTACTTATAActcaattatttcatttatagtATAAAAATGTTCAATATGTTTTTTTCAACGTAATATactcatgtgagatcttgttataaagatttaattacaatgaatacaatgatataattagatcatagatcggatAGATAGGTTAGGAGAAAAATCATTTCAAAAATTGCTAAAGAGTGTACATGTATACAGTAGGAAAGAGATGGTGCATAGCGCATGGTTTGCTATCTGCTCAGAATTACAGCAGGTAGGGCGTCTGATCTTTTGAGTTTTCTCGGACGTCCAAGCCGTAGCcttctcccttcctttcctaaaggtttgacgccgttgacttttttaaacatgtttgaccattcgtcttattcaaaaatttttgtgaaatgtgtaaaactatatgtatacataaaaatatatttaacaatgaatcaaatgatagaaaaataataataattacttaatttttttaataagacgaacggtcaaacatgtttaaaaaagtcaacggcggcGTCAAAcattagggatggagggagtatattacaaGCAAAAGTAATTTAGCTTTAAGGGCCTATAGCGCCGAGTTCGCCTATGGCGCTCGAAACTATTGAGCCCGACCCGGATCAGTCCCTTGTCCGAGTTAATCCAAGTGCTGATTCAAGCACTAATCCTTGTGTTAATCTAACTCGCAACATCGATAGTTAGATGAGAGCATCGAACAGTTAGCAAATTTTTATGGGTACACTTTGTTAGGTGCATgcagaaaagaaacaaaatgtaCCTTTTATATctaatcttaactaattaaaagatttgTATTTTTCCAATCGTCACCTCGTccgtgccccccccccccatcgtCCGCCCTCAAAATCCCATCCGGAATTCCATCATACAAATTGAATCGGACAGGGAAAACTGAAACATATACACACAACCAAAATCCCATCCGGAATTCCATCATACAAATTGAATAGGAGAGGGAAAACTGAAACATATACACACAAATTTTATCCAAATCCTAGACAAAACACTACTACaagaacacaaataaaaaaaccaaaccggaaggggagggtgccgccgccgctgccgaaccgcagccgcctcccgctggatccggcggaggtgatgcggacatcactacctcggatacacacaacaatcctccaacggtcattcaaggaccgataacaagagctcgtgcgcgacaattaaatttagaggtgagctcgttcctatgttcttctttgtatgaattcgagaatagattgctacctaatgattatattgtgattaggaacaatggaggggacaaggagacacttggagaaggacttaCAGCCATAGAGTATCATCGGGGACGTCCAAGTTaaggtggaggcccaaaccaagtcgacgtcaggtgcaattcggagtccaggaccagtctgcactaaaacgggCGTCCAGGTCGCATACGTGCTTGGATTGGGATGTTCTTTATAtcgatggaaagctaagaagataacctttccaatggttttggtcccacataCAAATTCTTTCCGAATCAACGGGAATTGACCAAACAATTTGACGTCCAGAATCTGTCCAGGTGCTGCGTCACagtatttgggcctttggcccgtgtatcgtgttggaacccattagggttgcgtcgagaggggtttgcacgaccctaaactctatatatgaGTACCCGCCGCCATCTTTAggtttttgggttttgcttagattaatctgtcgagaacagtttcgccgctagatcggtttgtaagaccgcaactcgtgagcttaatcattcaactgcaattttggttgtttttctatctcgttcttgtttgtgctcttcgattggcaaacagggattagcctttTCGGCGAGGTCATCCGCGTTTCGACACGGATGATAACCAGatgagacgtggtgctgcgattgcggggctcaagagcgtgcgtgttcaagaagccggatcgatttgtgtcgcgactctgtccaaatcgttgtttatcagaacttttcggaagatcgggaaccctagtgcaTATCAAGTGGCATCAGAGCAAAATTTAACTTTTcggataagagaaaaaaattttaCATCCGTTTCTCCCCACCTTCGGCGGCTTTGGCAAATCCAAAATTCTGAAATTTGGTTTGCAAAATTGTCTGTTCGAGCTCACAAGTTCCTGCACCTTATTTATAGTGGTTTCAGAAAAATCCATAGGCCAGATACCTACTCCGATTGAGCTGTAACTTGGAGGTGTGCCTATTTTCGTGttctagaaaaagaaaaatatatcaaaaaaataaaagaaaaaaaaagaaaagttgattTCCACTAGTGCATTGAGCTCACGACGCGCTCCGTTAAGCTTATCTGCTAGTTCGGTTTTGTAGTTTTTGCTGAAACTCACCGAAGCTTGCCTGCAAGTCCTTTGCTGCTTACTAGTGTTTTTTTCTTGAGCTATAATTGTTACCACTACTGTCTAGGACACGAGTAGACTAGCAACTAAGGGCAAGTAACTTGGGATTTTTATTCAGCATTACTATCTGTCATTGGATTGTGTACCActcatatacatatatttggCCTTCCGAGCTCCACATATTACTTCTGGACATCACAGGTTCTTGATCCCTGCAATCGCTGACTACGCCTTCCAGGTATCCTTTGCTTTGCTGGTAAGAACCTTATAAGAGCTTGGTTAGGAACTCCATATTGCTGAGAATCGTTCAGAGGCACCACTACACCTGCGTAGtagattattagggataaccttcaccgttttgtttctgttttggtGTTTCAATGTCAGGTAACGAAGGTGAGAAGAGTCCCTAGGATTTTGCTGACTGTGTCAGCCAAGAGCAACTACGAACTCTCCAACAAAATACTCAAAAGGACATCACGGAGGCCGTTGCAAAGTCTGTCCAAGATGCCTTCACTAAAATCGGCTTCTTGAACCACATGGAGAGGTTGGACAAGCGGATATCCACGCTAACTGATCGGGTCGCCGCGTTGGAGACACCTTCCAATGAGGAAGTGGTGAGTGGTGACGACGATGCTCATCCTGAAGACACGGTGTATGATTCCAGTGGCTATATTGACGCACCGGCTACAAGGCAAGGACGGCTATGACGTCGCCTACGCACAAACCGCATAGGTATGGGTGGCACTCGCCaccaacaaggtaataataataatcgtgTGCTCGATGATCCTTATGCTAAGGTTAAGTTAAAAATACCATCTTTTTCGGGATATTATGATGCTGAGAAATACCTTGATTGGGAGATGACAGTAGAACAAAAGTATAATGCCCACCTTGTACCCGAACAACATAGAGTTAGACAAGCCAGTAGTGAGTTCAAGGATTTTGCTATTATGTGGTGGGCTGGGTTATCTGATGAGGGGGTCCTACCTACTACTTGGGAAGAACTTAAGGTAGCTATGCGCGATAGGTTTGTTCCTCCATCTTATCATAGAGATTTACGCAAGAAACTGATGCGTTTGGAACAAGGGGATAAATCTGTACAGGATTACTATGGTGAGCTACAAAAGGGTGTGAGACGCTGTGGCATAGTGGAGGGGGTCGAGGATGCTATTTGTCGTTTTTATTCTGGTTTGAGGGAGGAAATTCATAACATTGTTGATTGTAAGGAATTTAACTCTGTCAACCAGTTGTTTCGGTTTGCTATGCCTGCAGAGAAGGAATTACAGGGGCGCGACCATCAGGGCAAGAGCAAGGCAAGCACATACACTCCGCGCACGACGCCATCTGCGGGATTGCCCAAGGCCGTCTCTTTTCGGGCGTCCTCCCAGCCAGCGGGCAAGCGACCAGCTGCATCCGGAGCTTCTGCGGCACCAAAACCATTTCCACCACCACGACCAGCAGAGTCAGGTAAAGGTTCCACGCAGGTACCCGCCAAGAGTGCCTCATATGTCGCCTCGACAGGACGCATTCAGTGCCACCGTTGCCAAGGGTTTGGGCATGTGCAGAAAGATTGCCCTAGTCAACGGGCCTATGTTGCTACAGAAGATGGCTACATCACCACCTCTGAcatggaagaggaagaggaggaagaagaagttgaGGATGAGGATGGCGAAATCTTTGGTCGTGATGACACAACGGACTACAGAACCATCATTGTGCAGCGGGTGCTCAGCACGCAGGTACAGCAGCATGACAGGTTGCAACGCCATAATTTGTTTCAGATTTTTTTCGTCATCAACAACCGTCGTGCACGTGTGATCATTGATGGAGGTAGCTGCAACAACTTGGTGAGTTATGATTTTGTCAAGAAGCTTGGCTTGACTACACGTACACATCCACACCCTTACCATATTTAGTGGTTAAACGATTCCGGAAGAGCAAAGGTAACACAGGTTTGTAGGGTTTCGTTTTCCATTGGCTCATATGCAGATTCTGTTGATTGCGATGTGGTTCCTATGCAAGCTTGTTCACTTTTGTTGGGCCGTCCTTGGGAACATGATAATGATGCTACACACCATGGTAGGAGTAATAAATACACTTTTGTGCATAATGGGAAGAAAATTACTTTGCTACCTTTGACCCCTGCTGAAATTGTAGAAGCTGATAAAGAGCGAGCTGCTAGTTTGAAACTTGATGAATCTGAAAATCAGCAAGTGGCTAAATCTGTTTTTCCACCTAAAAAGGATAAGCTTTCACCTAGTTCTAAGGTTGAGGGAATTAAGTTGAAGGGTGGTGTTATGATTGCAACGAAATGTGAAATTGCTGAAATTTCAGATGATGATATGTGTTATTTCTTGATATGCAAACAAGCCTTGGTTTCTTTAGATGATATTGCTAGTTCGATGCCTCCTGttgttactaaccttttgcaggagtATGAGGATGTCTTTCCAGCTGAGATACCCCTAGGATTGCCACCCATGAGAGGGATAGAGCATCAAATTGATTTGATTCCAGGAGCATCATTGCCAAACCGTGCTGCTTATCGAACCAACCCAGAGGAGACTAAGGAAATTCAGCGGCAAGTTCAAGACCTTTTGGACCGCTGGTATGTACGTCAAAGCCTTAGTCCCTGTGTAGTTCCTGTAATTTTGGTTCCTAAGAAAGATGGTTCTTGGcgaatgtgtgttgattatagagccattaataatattactatccgatatcgtcatcctattcCTAGGTCAGACGACATGCTTGATGAATTGTGTGGCTCTATAATTTTCACAAAGATTGACTTGCGTAGTGGCTATCACCAAATTAGAATGAAACTTggagatgaatggaaaacagcttttaaaactaaatttgGTTTGTATGAGTGGTTAGTAATGCCTTTTGGTTTGACTAATGCACCTAGTACATTCATGCGCTTAATGAATgaggttttaaggccttttatTGGACGATTTGTGGTAGTGTACTTTGATGACATATTGATTTATAGCAAGTCTTTCGATGAACACATGGATCATTtacgtgctgtttttaatgctctACACGATGCACGTTTGTTTGCTAACCTTGAAAACTGCATCTTTTGCACGGAACGAGTCTCTTTTCTTGGATATGTAGTTACTCCACAGGGAATTGAGGTGGATGAGTCGAAAATTGAAGCCATAAAGAGTTGGCCGGTTCCCCAAACCATCACACAGCTGAGGAGCTTTCTTGGTCTTGCAGGATTCTACCGCCGTTTCGTCAAAGATTTCAGTATTTTTGCTGCACCATTGAACGAGTTGACGAAGAAAGGGGTGGTCTTCCATTGGGGAAAGACACAGGAGCAGTCATTTGACACTTTGAAGGACAAGCTTACACACGCACCATTGCTACAACTTCCAAACTTTGGTAAGACTTTTGAGTTagaatgtgatgctagtggaGTTGGCATTGGaggtgtgttgatgcaagatggTAAGCCTGTTGCATACTTTAGCGAGAAGTTGCATGGTCCTGTTTTGAATTATTCCACGtatgataaggaattgtatgCTCTTGTACGTTCCTTAGAGACGTGGCGTCATTATTTGTGGCCTAAAGAATTTGTTATTCACTCCGATCACAAATCGCTTAAATATCTTTGCtctcaaaataatttgaatcATAGACATGCaaaatgggttgaatttattgaatctttttcttatgttatcaaacacaagaaagggaaAGATAATGTGATTGCAGATGCTTTGTCTAGCCGCTATACTTTCTTGTCCCAACTTGATTGTCGGATTTTTGGACTTGAATCAATTAAAAAACAATATGCGCTTGATCCTGATTTTAATGAAGTGATGATAAATTGCAAAGAGGGACGTACTTGGAACAAATTTGTGATCAATGGTGGATTTGTTTATAGAGCTAACCGTCTATGCATTCCAGTTGGTTCCGTTCGTCTTTTGTTGATACAGGAAGCGCATGGAGGAGGGTTGATCGGACATTTTGGAGCTAAGAAGACGAAAGATGTTTTGGCCATGCATTTCTTTTGGCCAAGGATgcgaaaggatgttgagaggtTCGTGGCACGTTGCACCACTTGTCAGAaagctaagggtgtgtttggttgggcttttcaacctgcttttgcttttgcaaaagccAAAAGCTAACCAAAAGGCCCAAAAGCCACAACTACTTTTGCCCAAAGCCAGCTTTTGGTGTAGTACAAATCAAAAGCACCTCTACCCCCTGCTTTCATCtgcttttgggggaaaaaattACCCACCTCTGCCATTATGAGAAAAACGGTTCGATCTATTCTCGTCTCCTCTCGTTTTCAGTCTTCACACGCGCACGGCAATGGGGATGGAGCGGCGCATCTGCCCTCCGactggccggccgccgccctccccgcccgACGCCGACACCACCCTCCCCGCCCGGGGATGCAGCAGCGCATTTGCCCTCCGaccggccggccaccgccctcctcgcccgACACCGGCACCACCCTCCCAGTCCAACGCCGGCGTCGCCCCTGCTCCTCCTCGCTCGACACCGCCCCTTCTCCCCGTCCGACATCGACCCCGCCCGACGCCGCGCAGCCTCGTCCTCGTCCGGCGCCGACGCTGCTCGTCCCCGActggccgccgctgctccttcTTCTCGCCAAGACGCCGCCTAACTCCTCGACGAGCCGCCtccgctgctgctcctccttctcctcgccAAGACGCCGCCGTACTCCTCCTGGATGTCCATGGCGACGCCGCTAAACTCCTCGACGACGTGGAGCACCTCATTGACGCGGAGCAGCCTCGTCCTCGTCCGGCGCCGCCCTGCTCGTCCCCGCCCGACGCCAACGTTGCTCGTCCCCAACAGGCCGCATCCCGTCCTCCTCCAGCGCCACCCTCCTCGTccccgcccgtcgccggctTGCCTAGGGTTGGGGCGCGCGGAGGAGAGGACGGCAGCAACTCTGCCGCGCGCGTATGCtcttccccgtcgccgccgaaaTGGACCGTGAGGAAGAAGAACTGAACGAGCTGTGTGAGGCTGACAGGCGAGGTCCAGTCGTAAGTGAGACAAGTTTTTCCAAAAGCCACAGTTAATCAACCAAACAGGCTTTTGACTTCCTCGTAGCTGCTTTTCCAAAGCTACTTTTACAAAAGCCAAAGCCCACAACTGCTTTTACAAAAGCTAcagcccaaccaaacacaccctaagtctCGTTTGAatccacatggtttgtatatgcctcttcCTGTACCTTCTATTCCTTTGGCAGATATTTCTATGGACTTTGTTTTGGGATTGCCTAGAACTA
This genomic window from Oryza sativa Japonica Group chromosome 12, ASM3414082v1 contains:
- the LOC136354518 gene encoding uncharacterized protein, which translates into the protein MRDRFVPPSYHRDLRKKLMRLEQGDKSVQDYYGELQKGVRRCGIVEGVEDAICRFYSGLREEIHNIVDCKEFNSVNQLFRFAMPAEKELQGRDHQGKSKASTYTPRTTPSAGLPKAVSFRASSQPAGKRPAASGASAAPKPFPPPRPAESGKGSTQVPAKSASYVASTGRIQCHRCQGFGHVQKDCPSQRAYVATEDGYITTSDMEEEEEEEEVEDEDGEIFGRDDTTDYRTIIVQRVLSTQVQQHDRLQRHNLFQIFFVINNRRARVIIDGEADKERAASLKLDESENQQVAKSVFPPKKDKLSPSSKEYEDVFPAEIPLGLPPMRGIEHQIDLIPGASLPNRAAYRTNPEETKEIQRQVQDLLDRCKSFDEHMDHLRAVFNALHDARLFANLENCIFCTERVSFLGYVVTPQGIEVDESKIEAIKSWPVPQTITQLRSFLGLAGFYRRFVKDFSIFAAPLNELTKKGVVFHWGKTQEQSFDTLKDKLTHAPLLQLPNFGKTFELECDASGVGIGGVLMQDGKPVAYFSEKLHGPVLNYSTYDKELKRMEEG